The Sphingobacteriaceae bacterium DNA window ACAGTGGTGTCGGGTAGCGATCTGGCGGGTCGCCGGCCCCGCAGGCCTGCGGTGCGCCCCGCCGCCGGGGAGCCCCTGGAGCATTACGACGACCTGATGGAAGGCGACTACGTGGTCCACGCCTACCACGGCATCGGCCGCTACCTGGGCATCCGCACCATGGAGGTGCAGGGAGCCCAGGGCGACTACCTGGTCATCCAGTACGCCGGCGGCGACCGCCTGTACGTGCCCACGGACCAGGTGGACCTGGTGCAGAAGTATGTGGGGGCCGAGGGCCGGGAGCCCCGCCTGTCCAAGATGGGCGGCGCCGAGTGGAGCCGGGTCAAGGAGCGGGTGCGGGCCTCGGTGCGGGAAATGGCCGAGGAATTGATGATGCTGTACGCCGCCCGGGAGTCCCTCCAGGGCCACGCCTTCGGGCCCGATCAGCCCTGGCAGCAGGAGTTTGAAAACGCCTTCCCCTTTGAAGAGACGGAAGACCAGCTGCGGGCCACGGCGGAAATCAAGGCCGACATGGAAAAGCCCCGGCCCGCCGACCGGCTGCTGTGCGGCGACGTGGGCTTCGGCAAGACGGAAGTGGCCCTCCGGGCCGCCTTCAAGGCGGTCACCGAGGGCAAGCAGGTGGCCATCCTGGTGCCCACCACCATCCTGGCCCAGCAGCACTACGAGACGGTCAAGGAGCGGATGGCCGGCTTCCCGGTGAATGTGGGCCTCCTGTCCCGCTTCCGCACCGTCAAGGAGCAGCAGCAGACGATTGACGGGCTCCGCCGCGGCACCGTGGACATCGTGGTGGGCACCCATCGCCTGCTGCAGCCCGACGTGGGCTTCAAGGACCTGGGCCTGCTCATCGTGGACGAAGAGCACCGGTTCGGCGTGGCCCACAAGGAACGGATCAAGCAGTTGAAGCAAAATGTGGACGTGCTCACCCTGACGGCCACTCCCATCCCCCGCACCCTGCAGATGGCCTTGTCGGGGCTGCGGGACATGAGCGTCCTGTCCACGCCGCCCCAGGACCGGCAGCCGGTGCAGACCTACGTCACCGAGTACAGCGACGGCCTGGTGCAGGAGGCCATCCGCCGGGAACTGGCCAGGGGCGGCCAGGTGTTCTACGTCCACAACCGGGTGCGCAGCATCCATCACGTCCTGAGCCGCCTGCAAAAGCTGGTGCCCGAGGCCCGCATCGCCGTGGGCCACGGCCAGTTGGACGAGGACCATCTGGAGCGGGTCATGGTGGATTTCGTGGCGGGCCGCTACGACGTGCTGCTGTGCACCACCATCATCGAATCGGGCCTGGACATTAGCAACGCCAACACCTTGATCGTGGAGGACGCCGACCAGCTGGGCCTGGCCCAGCTTTACCAGCTGCGGGGGCGGGTGGGGCGCTCCCACCGGCTGGCCTACGCCTACTTCACCTACGACCGGGGGCGCATCTTGACGGAGACGGCGGAAAAGCGCCTCCAGGCCATCCGGGACTTCACCGAACTGGGCTCGGGCCTGAAGCTGGCCCTGCGGGACTTGGAGATCCGGGGGGCCGGCAACATCCTGGGGGCCGAGCAGCACGGCCACATGGTGGCGGTGGGCTTCGACATGTATACCCAGCTGCTGGCTGAGGTGGTCCGGGAACTGAAGGGCGAGAAGGTGGAGCAGCGGCTGAAGCCCACGGTGGACCTGGGCTGGGACGCCTACCTGCCCGATGACTACGTCAACGATCCCCGGCGCAAGATCGAGTTTTACAAGCGCATCGAGCGGGCGGGCGATCGGGAGCAGCTGGCGGCCATCCGGGACGAACTGGCCGACCGCTACGGCCCCCTGCCGCCGCCGGCCCGCAACCTCCTCACCCTGGCGGAAATCCGCCGCCGGGCGGCGGGGGCCGGCGTCCTGACGGTGGTAAGGCAGCCGGGCGGCCTGCGCCTGGAACTGCTGCCGGTGCCGCCCGACGTCCTGGCAGAAATTCAGGAACTGGGGCAGCTGCCCGGCGTCAAGGTGCAGACCACGGGGGGCCGTCCGGTGCTGGCGGTCCAAGTGCCCGACACCGACCGGAAGAAACTCCTGGAAACCTTGCGCCACCTGTTGGCCCACCTGCGCCGGGCCGTAGCTGCGGAGCCGGCCACGCCCATGGGCGCGAATTAATCAGGCCCTTCCCGCACAACACTATGGCCGTAACGGCGTTGCCCCCGCGAGGCCGCTGCGGGCCTGTCACGGTGGTGGGCAGGGAAGGAGCCGCCCTTGAAAGCAACAGGCATTGTACGCCGCATCGACGACCTAGGCCGGGTAGTCATCCCCAAGGAGATCCGGCGCACCCTCCGCATCCGCGAGGGAGACCCCCTGGAAATTTTCGTCGACCGGGACGGCGAGGTCATCCTGAAGAAATACTCGCCCATCGGCGAACTGGGCGACTTTGCCCGGGAATTTGCCGAGTCCCTTTACGATGCCTTGGGCCACATCGCCCTCATCGCCGACCGGGACGTGATCATCGCCGCGGCCGGCGCCCCCCGCAAGGAGTTCATGGACAAGCGCCTGGGGGAGGTGGCCCTGGCGGCCATGACGGCCAAGGAGACGGTCATCGTCAACGACCCCGTCCAGGGCCCCAAGCCGGTGGACGGCACCCTCCTGGCGGGCGACGAGGACGACAGCCGCTTCACCGCCTACCTGGTGGCGCCCATCGTGGTCAAGGGCGATGCCATCGGGGCGGTGATCCTTTGCAGCAAGGAGCCCGACACGGCCATGGAGGAGTTGGAGCGCAAGGCGGCCGAGACGACGGCCTCCTTCCTGGCCCGGCAGATGGCCTAGCCCGCAACGCCCGAAAACCACCGGTGCTATAATAGGACCAGTTTGTTCGTCCTGGGAGCCGGTGGTTTTGCGTCGACAAACCTTCTTGCAGGGCGCCCTGGTTCTGGCAGTGGGCGGCTTGCTGTCCCGAGTGCTGGGCGCCGTCTACCGCATAATCCTGCCCATGCTGTTCGGCCCCGAAAAGGATTACGGCATGGGCCTCCTCCAGTACAGCATGGGCGTCTATACGGTGGCCCTCACCTTGTCGTCCATGGGCATTCCCCTGGCCATCGCCAAATTGGTGTCGGAGCGGGCCGCCCGCAACGACCCCGCCGGAGCTGTGCGGGTGTACCAAGTGGCCGGCCGGGTGCTGGCGGCGCTGGGGGCTGCTTTCACCGCGGCCATGGTGGGAGCGGCCTTTTATTTTCAGCAGGTGTACGACCCCAAGGCCCTGGTGTCCATGCTGGCGGTGGCCCCGGCCATTTTCGTGGTGTCCATCATGTCGGCCCTGCGGGGCCTCTTCCAGGGCATGCAGATCATGACCCCCTTTGCCGCCTCCCAGGTCATTGAGCAGATCGTCCGCATCCTCACCATGTTCGTCCTGGCGGCGGCCCTGCTGCCCATCGGCGTGGAATTCGCTGCGGCGGGGGCGTCCTTCGGCGCCGTCACCGGGGCCGTGGCGGGGCTGTTGTACCTGCTGGTGGTGTTCCGCCGCCACCGGCCGGCCCTGCTGCCCGAGGCGCCCAACCCGGCCCCGGAGGTGGAGCCGGCGGGCAGCCTCATCAAGGAAGTGCTGCACCTGGCCATCCCCATGTCCCTGGCGGCCCTGGCCTTCCCCTTGTTCTCCCTGGTGGACACCATGGTGGTGCCCTTGCGGCTCCACGCCATCGGGCTCACCACCGAGGCGGCCACCGCCGCCCTGGGGGTGCTGAACCAGATGGCCATGCCCTTCGTCAACCTGCCCTTGGTCTTCACCACCGCCCTGGCCCTCAGCGTGGTGCCGGCGGTGTCCGAGGCCTGGGCGGCGGGGCAGCAGGACCGGATCCGCCGCATTACCGTGGCGGCCCAGCGGGTGACTTTGATGATCAGCCTGCCGGCGGTGGTAGGCTTAGTGCTCCTGGCTACCGAAATACCATCCATATTGTGGGGCGCCCCCCACGTGGGCGGGCCCCTGCGGCTCCTGGCGCCGGCGGCTTTGTTCATCGGCCTGCAGCAGGTGTCCTCGGGCACCCTGCAAGGTTTGGGCCATCCCACGGTGCCGGTGCGCAACTTGATGACGGGCGTGGTGGTCAAGCTGGCGGCCACCTGGGTGCTGACGGCCCAGCCGTCCTTGGGCATCAACGGCGCCGCCACCGCCAGCGCCGCCGGGTTCTTGACGGCGGCGGCCCTGAACCTGGCGTCGGTGCACCGGCGGGCGGGGGGAGCCCTGGTGGCGGCGGGGGACGTCCTCCGGACGGGGGGCGCCGTCACCGCCATGGTGGTGGCCGTGGCCGTGGCCAAGGGGTGGCTGGCCCCGTGGCTGGCGGGGAACAGCCGTCTGATGGCGGCGGCAGCCCTGCTGGTGGTCATCACCGTAGGCGCGGCGGTTTACGGCGCGGCGCTTCTGCTGTTGGGCGGCATCAACAAGGAAGACTTGGACTTGATGGGCGGTCCGGGCCGGCGGCTGGGCCGGCTCCTGCAGCGCCTGGGGCTGCTGCGACGTTGACGAAGGAGGGACCGGTGTGACGGGTCAGACCGACGGCAATGGGGCCCACGGCAATTCGGCGGGCGACGCCTTCAACCGGCTGGTGGCCTTGGTGCACTTCCTGCGGGGACCCGACGGCTGCCCATGGGATCGGGAGCAGACCCACCGGTCGCTGCGGCCTTACGTCCTGGAAGAAGCCTACGAAGTGGTGGAGGCCATCGATGCCCTAGCCGCCGGCGACCCCGACGGCGGGAATAAACTGCAGGAGGAATTGGGAGACTTACTCCTGCACGTGGTACTTCATGCCGAAATTGCCAGCGAGACGGGCCTGTTCGACGTAAAGGGCCTCATTGAAAACCTCCACGAGAAGCTGGTGCGGCGGCATCCCCATGTGTTCGGCACCAAGGAAGCGGCCAGCGCCGCTGATGTAGGCCGCCTGTGGGAGGAGATGAAGGCCCGGGAGCGGGCGGCCCAGGACGGCCGGGCGGGGGGACAAGCCCCCGGGCAGGAGAGCCGCCTGGCCGGCCTCAACGCCGCCTTGCCGGCCTTGATGCGGGCCTACCAGGTGCAGGTGCTGGCGGCCAAAGCCGGCTTCGATTGGCAGCGGCCGGAAGAGGCCGTGAAGAAGGTTTGGGAAGAGGCCCGGGAGGTGCGGGCCGCCTGGCGGGCCGGCGACGCCGAAGCACTGGAAGCCGAAGTGGGCGACCTGCTCTTCGCCCTTATCAACGTCATCCGGCTCATGCGGATCCATCCCGAAACGGCCTTGGCCGGGGCGGTGCGGCGGTTCGAGGAGCGCTTCCACCACATGGAGGCGGCGGCCGCCGGGGCGGGTAACAATCTAGAAGAGATGTCCCTGGATGAGATGGAGGAATTGTGGCAGGCGGCCAAGGCGGCTCTGGACCGGGGAGAAAAACCATGAAATGCATGAAGGAAAAGGATTTGGCGCCCTTTAGCGGAATAGGAGACCCAACAACATGGGCCTCTGGCCCGATGGGGGGGAATCAGCTGAATGAACAAGGCTGACCTGATCAACAGTGTGGCCCAGGACACCGGTCTGACCAAGAAGGACACGGAGCGGGCCATCAACTCCTTCATGGCCAACATCGAGAAGGCTCTGGCCAAGGGCGAGAAAGTTTCTCTGGTAGGGTTCGGTACTTTTGAAGTGCGGCCCCGCAAGGCCCGGGTCGGGCGAAATCCCCGCACCGGAGAGACCATTGAGATTCCTGCCTCCAAGGTGCCTGCCTTCAAGCCCGGCAAGGCCCTGAGGGCAAAGGTGGAAGGCTGAAAAACGGTTTTGCGGCAGGCCGTCGCCCACGGCGGCGACTGCCGGCTTCAGGGCTTGCTACCGGCCCCCAGGGGACGGTAGTTTTTTTTGCATAACTCGGACACCGGCCCCATAGGCATGGTTCGGAAAGGTGCCAGCAGGGAGGGGGCCGGTGTCATGGCCGATGAGCGCCATCCCGTAAGTCCTTACAGCAACAGCGAAAGCGTCCACGAAGTGCTGCTCCACAATCGGGAGCACCTGCGGGTGAAGGGGGTGCTCCACGTGGAGAGCTTCGACGACCGGCAAATAGTGCTGGATACCGATCTGGGCACCCTCACCATCGAAGGCGAGGACCTGCAGATCAAGCAACTGGACTTGGAGGCCGGCGATTTCGCCGTGGCCGGCCTGGTTTCCGCCTTGACCTATTCGGTAGGCGGGGCCAGGGATTTGCGGGGCAAGGGCAAGAGCCTCATCGACCGCCTCCTGCGCTGACCGGCCGTGATCCCCCTGGACCTGCAGCTGCTCATCTTCGCCGTCATGACCTTGACGGGCATCTTCATCGGCGTCTGGTACGACTTCAACCGGGCGGCCCGGGAAAGCCTCCGCTGGCGCGGCCCCCTGGGGGACCTGCTGGATGTGGTTCTCTGGGCCGGCGCCGCCTTTCTCGTCTTGTCGGCCCTCCTCCTGAGCAACTGGGGGGAGTTCCGCTTTTACGTCCTGGTGGGCCTGGGCCTGGGCGTCTGGGTCTACCGGGCTTGGGCCGGCCCGGTGGTGCTGCCTTGGTGGAGGAGCTTCTTCCAACTGCTGCGCCGGGCCGCCGGCGCCCTGGGCCGGCTCTCGGCACCCATTAGAGGGATGAGGGACCGCCTGCCCCGGTTGCCGGGGCTGCCCAGGCTTCCCCGCCTGCCCCGGCTCCCCGCCTTGCCGCCCCTTTTCCGCGCCTTGAAACCGAAGAAATAGCCTGCTTGCCCCGGGAGCATCCCAGGAAAAATGGGCCGGGTTGGCCCAGCCGGCAGGGATTCGCCCTCCGAGGGTGAAAGGTGTCATTTCAATGTAGTAAGTTTGTCCACAATTTGTACACAATCTGTGGATAAGTAACATGGGCCGGCGGCGGTTGAGGGGCAGCTCGGGTGCAGATAGAGATCCGGGGCATGGAAAAACTGAGCTTCCGCGAACGACAAGTAGTGGTCCTGAAAGAAACGGGGCACAGCACCGAGGCCATCGCCCGGCGGCTGGGCATCACACCGGCCACGGTGGCCACCTTGTTCAACCGGGCCCGCAGCAAGGGCTATCAGGTGGTGGCGGTCATACCCGGCGATGCCCTGGGGCTGTTTGATCCCGATCCCCTCACCGATGAGGACGACGAGACCGGGGCCGGCCGCGGGTCGCAAGGCGACGAGACTTGATGAGGAGCGGGCATGATCAGGGGCAGGAAGGCTAAAGGTTCAGGACGCATTCGCCGGCGCGGCAGCGCCGGCAAGGCCCGGGGACGGCAGGAGCTGCGCTTGGTGCCGCCCCAGCAGGCGGTGAGGGAGCGGTTTCGGCTGCCCGTGGGCGAGGACGGCAGCGGCGAGAAGGCCGCGGCCCGGGAACGGAGCCGCCTGGGCGGCCTGCCCTGGAACCGCATCATCGTGCTGGCCGCCGTAGTTTACTTCCTCATAACCTTCGTCTCCCAGGAAGCCCAATTCGCCAGCCTCCGGCAGGAAATCTACCGGCTGCAGGGGGAGATCGCCCTCCGCCAGGCCGAGGTGGAAGCCTTGCGGGAGCGGCGGGACTACCTGAGCAGCCCCGCCTACGTGGTGGCCGAGGCCCGGCGCCGCTTCAACCTGACCCGGCCCGGGGAAATCCACTACTTGACCATCTGGGAAGAAGGCGAGGAGGAGTTCCAGGCAGCCGGCCAGGATGAGGAAGAGGAACTCCCGGAAGAAGTTGTCCCGGATGGCATGGTAGAGGATCCCCAAGAGGAGGCCGGGCGGTAAAGGCAGGGCGGGGCCCGGCTTCGTTGACACCCTTTTTCCAGCGAGTGTATAATCACCGTACTGCGTAAGCAGGCGACTATTTTTCAACGGGGGGCAAAGGTTACTGGGATGTCCATAGCAGTAGGGGACATTGTTGAGGGCACGGTCACCGGCATAACGCGCTTCGGCGCCTTCGTCGAACTGCCCAACGGCCAGACCGGGCTGGTGCACATTTCTGAAGTAGCAGACACCTATGTGGAAGATGTCAACGACCATTACAAGGTGTCCGACAAGGTAAAGGTGAAGGTCCTTTCCATGGAGGACGACGGCCGCAAGATCGGCCTCTCCATCCGGCAGGCGCAGCCCGGTTACGACCCCAATCGCAGCCGGCGCCGCGGCGGTCGCGGTGGCGGCCGCAGGGACTCGTCCTTTGAGGATCTGCTCTCCCGCTTCATGAAGGAAAGCGAGATGAAGCTGGCGGAACTGCGCAGGGGCGAGCGCACCCGGCGCGGCAGGAAGTCCTGAAGACGCAGCACCGGACTGGAATCGGAAAGCGGGCGCCCCAGGGCGCCCGCTCCTGCTTTCTTCATACCCCAAAACGTAGATGCTATAATGTCCTCGCTGGGCCGGAGTGGCGGAATTGGTCTACGCGGCTGGCTTAAAATCAGCTGGGCTTATGCCCGTGCGGGTTCGAGTCCCGCCTCCGGCACCGGGGCCCGCGGCGCCGCCGCGGGCTTTAGTGTTTATGTCCGCCGGCACAGACGCGCCGGTTCACAGGCCTACGATGTGGTAGCCGGCATCCACATGGAGCACCTCGCCGGTGATGCCGCTGGCCTTGTCCGACAGGAGGAACACCGACGCGGCGGCCACCTCGGCGGCGGTGATGTTGCGCCGCAGGGGCGCCCGCTCTTCCATGTGCTGCTGCATGGTGCCCAGCCCGCGGACGGCGCTGGCGGCCAGGGTGCGGATGGGACCCGGCGAGACGGCGTTGACCCGGATGCCTTGGGGCCCCAGATCGGCGGCCAGGTACCGGACGGTGGCCTCCAAGGCCGCCTTGGCCACCCCCATGACGTTGTAGTTGGGGAAGACCCGCTGGGATCCTTGGAAGGAAACGGTGAGAAGGCTGCCGCCTTCGGTCATGTAGGGCCGGGCGCCCCGGGCCACGGCCACCAGGGAATAGGTGCTGATGTCGTGGGCCAGGGCAAAGCCTTCCCGGGAGGTGGCCACGAACTCCCCCGCCAGTTCCTCCCGCTTGGCGAAGGCCACCGAGTGGACCACGAAGTCCAAACGGCCCACCTGCTTTTCCACCGTCTCGAACAGGGCGGCGATGTCTTCATCATTGCCCA harbors:
- a CDS encoding septum formation initiator family protein, with the translated sequence MIRGRKAKGSGRIRRRGSAGKARGRQELRLVPPQQAVRERFRLPVGEDGSGEKAAARERSRLGGLPWNRIIVLAAVVYFLITFVSQEAQFASLRQEIYRLQGEIALRQAEVEALRERRDYLSSPAYVVAEARRRFNLTRPGEIHYLTIWEEGEEEFQAAGQDEEEELPEEVVPDGMVEDPQEEAGR
- the mazG gene encoding nucleoside triphosphate pyrophosphohydrolase, encoding MTGQTDGNGAHGNSAGDAFNRLVALVHFLRGPDGCPWDREQTHRSLRPYVLEEAYEVVEAIDALAAGDPDGGNKLQEELGDLLLHVVLHAEIASETGLFDVKGLIENLHEKLVRRHPHVFGTKEAASAADVGRLWEEMKARERAAQDGRAGGQAPGQESRLAGLNAALPALMRAYQVQVLAAKAGFDWQRPEEAVKKVWEEAREVRAAWRAGDAEALEAEVGDLLFALINVIRLMRIHPETALAGAVRRFEERFHHMEAAAAGAGNNLEEMSLDEMEELWQAAKAALDRGEKP
- the yabQ gene encoding spore cortex biosynthesis protein YabQ — its product is MIPLDLQLLIFAVMTLTGIFIGVWYDFNRAARESLRWRGPLGDLLDVVLWAGAAFLVLSALLLSNWGEFRFYVLVGLGLGVWVYRAWAGPVVLPWWRSFFQLLRRAAGALGRLSAPIRGMRDRLPRLPGLPRLPRLPRLPALPPLFRALKPKK
- the yabP gene encoding sporulation protein YabP, giving the protein MADERHPVSPYSNSESVHEVLLHNREHLRVKGVLHVESFDDRQIVLDTDLGTLTIEGEDLQIKQLDLEAGDFAVAGLVSALTYSVGGARDLRGKGKSLIDRLLR
- a CDS encoding sigma-70 region 4 domain-containing protein — encoded protein: MQIEIRGMEKLSFRERQVVVLKETGHSTEAIARRLGITPATVATLFNRARSKGYQVVAVIPGDALGLFDPDPLTDEDDETGAGRGSQGDET
- a CDS encoding enoyl-ACP reductase, translated to MSGLLQDKTGLILGVSNNRGIAWAIAQEAAREGARLILSYADDRLEDRARQLADEVQTDLLVRCDLGNDEDIAALFETVEKQVGRLDFVVHSVAFAKREELAGEFVATSREGFALAHDISTYSLVAVARGARPYMTEGGSLLTVSFQGSQRVFPNYNVMGVAKAALEATVRYLAADLGPQGIRVNAVSPGPIRTLAASAVRGLGTMQQHMEERAPLRRNITAAEVAAASVFLLSDKASGITGEVLHVDAGYHIVGL
- the spoVT gene encoding stage V sporulation protein T — encoded protein: MKATGIVRRIDDLGRVVIPKEIRRTLRIREGDPLEIFVDRDGEVILKKYSPIGELGDFAREFAESLYDALGHIALIADRDVIIAAAGAPRKEFMDKRLGEVALAAMTAKETVIVNDPVQGPKPVDGTLLAGDEDDSRFTAYLVAPIVVKGDAIGAVILCSKEPDTAMEELERKAAETTASFLARQMA
- a CDS encoding HU family DNA-binding protein, with protein sequence MNKADLINSVAQDTGLTKKDTERAINSFMANIEKALAKGEKVSLVGFGTFEVRPRKARVGRNPRTGETIEIPASKVPAFKPGKALRAKVEG
- a CDS encoding S1 RNA-binding domain-containing protein — its product is MSIAVGDIVEGTVTGITRFGAFVELPNGQTGLVHISEVADTYVEDVNDHYKVSDKVKVKVLSMEDDGRKIGLSIRQAQPGYDPNRSRRRGGRGGGRRDSSFEDLLSRFMKESEMKLAELRRGERTRRGRKS
- the mfd gene encoding transcription-repair coupling factor, which gives rise to MAPLQDPLDNAQGDYRAFFGLLRDLPSFRFLIDIVRKRRGHGGVRGLPGAAASFVMAALAAETGRPILWVTPDSHKARERAEALGLWLGRQRVGVLVAQEILPYALLAASREAVHQRMEVLAAAVTGRLAVLLVPAPVMLSRVVPPQVLAGRITQVAVGDELQLDALSRRLAAAGYQRVDQVEAQGQFALRGGIVDLFAPTGSLPVRLEFFGDLLESIRLFDPGTQRSLEQVERVTITPAAELLLDGEARQRLVEALDRELAAVRERKALSLNKLGRLQDRVAEHKARIAAGMGFPGMERYLSLAYPEAPSPAGLLGGDQLLVLEEPRRINEALDDHQRHHVEQYHRLLADGAVLPGEGEAYLTPDQLQAEMGRWQQLHLSEWTSHQTGGPVASFRGRSVPSFRGQWRLFLDELKAWQGSRRRIVVAAVDEQMKDAVTASLADAGIGVDRRGPVPAPGSVAVAAMPLAEGFQLDDIGLTVVSGSDLAGRRPRRPAVRPAAGEPLEHYDDLMEGDYVVHAYHGIGRYLGIRTMEVQGAQGDYLVIQYAGGDRLYVPTDQVDLVQKYVGAEGREPRLSKMGGAEWSRVKERVRASVREMAEELMMLYAARESLQGHAFGPDQPWQQEFENAFPFEETEDQLRATAEIKADMEKPRPADRLLCGDVGFGKTEVALRAAFKAVTEGKQVAILVPTTILAQQHYETVKERMAGFPVNVGLLSRFRTVKEQQQTIDGLRRGTVDIVVGTHRLLQPDVGFKDLGLLIVDEEHRFGVAHKERIKQLKQNVDVLTLTATPIPRTLQMALSGLRDMSVLSTPPQDRQPVQTYVTEYSDGLVQEAIRRELARGGQVFYVHNRVRSIHHVLSRLQKLVPEARIAVGHGQLDEDHLERVMVDFVAGRYDVLLCTTIIESGLDISNANTLIVEDADQLGLAQLYQLRGRVGRSHRLAYAYFTYDRGRILTETAEKRLQAIRDFTELGSGLKLALRDLEIRGAGNILGAEQHGHMVAVGFDMYTQLLAEVVRELKGEKVEQRLKPTVDLGWDAYLPDDYVNDPRRKIEFYKRIERAGDREQLAAIRDELADRYGPLPPPARNLLTLAEIRRRAAGAGVLTVVRQPGGLRLELLPVPPDVLAEIQELGQLPGVKVQTTGGRPVLAVQVPDTDRKKLLETLRHLLAHLRRAVAAEPATPMGAN
- a CDS encoding polysaccharide biosynthesis protein, translating into MRRQTFLQGALVLAVGGLLSRVLGAVYRIILPMLFGPEKDYGMGLLQYSMGVYTVALTLSSMGIPLAIAKLVSERAARNDPAGAVRVYQVAGRVLAALGAAFTAAMVGAAFYFQQVYDPKALVSMLAVAPAIFVVSIMSALRGLFQGMQIMTPFAASQVIEQIVRILTMFVLAAALLPIGVEFAAAGASFGAVTGAVAGLLYLLVVFRRHRPALLPEAPNPAPEVEPAGSLIKEVLHLAIPMSLAALAFPLFSLVDTMVVPLRLHAIGLTTEAATAALGVLNQMAMPFVNLPLVFTTALALSVVPAVSEAWAAGQQDRIRRITVAAQRVTLMISLPAVVGLVLLATEIPSILWGAPHVGGPLRLLAPAALFIGLQQVSSGTLQGLGHPTVPVRNLMTGVVVKLAATWVLTAQPSLGINGAATASAAGFLTAAALNLASVHRRAGGALVAAGDVLRTGGAVTAMVVAVAVAKGWLAPWLAGNSRLMAAAALLVVITVGAAVYGAALLLLGGINKEDLDLMGGPGRRLGRLLQRLGLLRR